One Lacunisphaera limnophila DNA window includes the following coding sequences:
- a CDS encoding polyprenyl synthetase family protein, with translation MDFAAQLPAYRVRAEQGLDRLVPAATTRPARLHEAMRYALLGGGKRLRPILTLATADLFARAGAPEAQISNFKSEIADALPAAVAIECLHTYSLVHDDLPCMDDDDLRRGRPTTHRQFDEATALLAGDALLTLAFQLVGQHYAATPALCAALTREIADAAGSEKLIGGQMEDLLAEQKADATAADLEFIHLNKTAAMLTVCLVAGGLCGGATPAQLDRLRTAGRHLGLAFQIVDDILDATADTATLGKTAGKDAQAGKTTYVKLHGLETSRQLAREHTDAALAALALLPGDKTFLTALVGSLTGRTS, from the coding sequence ATGGATTTCGCCGCGCAACTCCCCGCCTACCGGGTCCGGGCCGAACAGGGTCTCGACCGGCTGGTGCCCGCCGCCACCACCCGCCCCGCCCGCCTCCACGAGGCCATGCGCTACGCCCTGCTCGGCGGCGGCAAACGCCTCCGGCCCATCCTCACCCTGGCCACCGCCGATCTGTTTGCCCGCGCCGGTGCACCCGAAGCTCAAATCTCCAATTTCAAATCTGAGATCGCCGACGCCCTGCCCGCCGCCGTCGCGATCGAGTGCCTCCACACTTACTCCCTCGTGCACGATGACCTGCCGTGCATGGACGACGACGACCTCCGCCGCGGCCGGCCGACGACCCACCGGCAGTTCGACGAGGCCACCGCCCTCCTCGCCGGCGACGCCCTCCTCACCCTCGCCTTCCAGCTCGTCGGACAACATTACGCGGCCACGCCGGCCTTGTGTGCCGCCCTCACCCGCGAGATCGCCGACGCCGCCGGCAGCGAGAAACTCATCGGCGGCCAGATGGAGGACCTGCTCGCCGAGCAGAAGGCCGACGCCACCGCCGCGGACCTCGAGTTCATCCATCTCAACAAGACCGCCGCCATGCTCACCGTCTGCCTCGTCGCCGGCGGACTCTGCGGCGGCGCCACCCCCGCGCAGCTCGACCGGCTGCGCACCGCCGGCCGCCACCTCGGTCTGGCTTTCCAGATCGTGGACGACATCCTCGACGCCACCGCCGACACCGCGACGCTCGGCAAGACCGCCGGCAAGGATGCCCAGGCCGGCAAGACCACCTACGTGAAACTGCACGGCCTCGAGACCTCCCGCCAGCTGGCCCGGGAACACACCGACGCCGCTCTCGCCGCATTGGCGTTGCTCCCCGGGGACAAGACCTTCCTCACCGCGCTCGTCGGGTCGCTGACCGGTCGCACCAGCTGA
- a CDS encoding FmdB family zinc ribbon protein, which produces MPTYDYVCAKCGHELEVFQSMKDAPLTKCPACKKAGLKRQVGGGAGLIFKGTGFYITDYKKKSGEKKETAAPAPKSETKPAPAAAK; this is translated from the coding sequence ATGCCTACCTACGATTATGTCTGCGCCAAGTGCGGTCACGAGCTTGAGGTGTTCCAGTCCATGAAGGACGCGCCCCTGACCAAGTGCCCGGCCTGCAAGAAGGCCGGCTTGAAGCGTCAGGTCGGCGGTGGGGCCGGGTTGATTTTCAAGGGCACCGGATTCTACATCACGGACTACAAAAAGAAGTCCGGCGAGAAGAAGGAAACGGCCGCTCCCGCCCCCAAATCCGAAACCAAGCCGGCGCCTGCCGCGGCGAAATAA
- the murJ gene encoding murein biosynthesis integral membrane protein MurJ, with translation MSKSLKNISVVAFATVVSRVLGLVREIFIAAAFGTSALNSAFVSAFTLPNLFRRLLGEGALTAAFVPTLTQELEHRQRAAAFALVSKVTSWLLVVTVAVVALAMLASTQAGGLLRVLGDLGPAAATARRFLLAADLAVILFPYMIFVCLAAAFSAACQVLGRFSEPALSPVWLNLAILAALGLGGVWAWGDTARMHLLCAGVLVGGFFQMAVPAGVLWREGWRPVFDLRVDDRVREITRLMGPTVIGSAIYLINIAVSRLIGLSLNDQANSVLNLATRVMELPIGVFTIAIATVVFPLIARHAARADWVSLGVDYHKGLRLVLLVNIPAALGLALLSEPVTRLLFQRGEFTAGDTALMTPVLAVYACGLPFLSFTTVALRGFYALKDTVTPVRAAGLSFVVNLGLSLLLIRWFSTVGLALAGNLAVLVQAWYLQRRLALRLPGLGFGPLLPNLGKIVVASVLMGALVWGGQLAVAGAGFAPRVHDLVVIAGLIPVAAAAYGGLLWLMRIEGREELARIIDKLRGKAARE, from the coding sequence GTGTCGAAGAGTCTGAAAAACATCAGCGTCGTCGCCTTCGCCACCGTGGTGTCGCGCGTGTTGGGGCTGGTGCGGGAGATCTTCATCGCGGCGGCCTTCGGCACGAGCGCGCTGAACTCCGCGTTCGTGTCTGCCTTCACGCTGCCGAACCTCTTCCGGCGGCTGCTCGGCGAGGGCGCGTTGACCGCGGCCTTCGTGCCGACGCTCACGCAGGAGCTGGAGCACCGGCAGCGGGCCGCGGCCTTCGCGCTGGTGAGCAAGGTCACGAGCTGGCTGCTCGTCGTGACGGTGGCCGTGGTGGCCCTCGCGATGTTGGCCAGCACCCAGGCCGGTGGGCTGCTCCGCGTCCTGGGCGACCTCGGGCCGGCGGCGGCGACGGCGCGTCGTTTTCTGTTGGCGGCGGACCTGGCCGTGATCCTGTTCCCATACATGATTTTTGTCTGCCTGGCGGCGGCCTTCAGCGCGGCCTGCCAGGTGCTCGGCCGCTTCAGCGAGCCGGCCCTGTCCCCGGTGTGGCTGAACCTCGCGATCCTCGCCGCCCTCGGCCTGGGGGGCGTCTGGGCCTGGGGGGACACGGCGCGGATGCACCTGTTGTGTGCCGGCGTGCTGGTCGGCGGATTTTTCCAGATGGCGGTGCCCGCCGGCGTGCTCTGGCGCGAGGGCTGGCGGCCGGTCTTCGACCTGCGGGTCGACGACCGGGTGCGGGAGATCACCCGGCTGATGGGGCCGACCGTCATCGGTTCGGCGATCTACCTGATCAACATCGCGGTCTCACGGCTCATCGGGCTGTCGTTGAACGACCAGGCCAACAGCGTGCTCAACCTGGCCACGCGGGTGATGGAGCTGCCGATCGGCGTGTTCACGATCGCGATCGCCACGGTGGTCTTCCCGCTGATCGCGCGGCACGCCGCCCGGGCCGACTGGGTGAGCTTGGGCGTGGATTACCACAAGGGCCTGCGGCTGGTGCTGCTGGTCAATATCCCGGCGGCGCTTGGTCTCGCGCTGCTCAGCGAGCCGGTCACGCGGTTGCTGTTCCAGCGGGGCGAGTTCACCGCCGGCGACACCGCGCTGATGACCCCGGTGCTGGCGGTGTATGCGTGCGGCCTGCCCTTCCTGTCGTTCACCACGGTGGCCCTGCGCGGGTTCTACGCGCTGAAGGACACGGTCACGCCGGTGCGGGCGGCGGGCCTGAGTTTCGTGGTGAACCTGGGGCTGAGCCTCCTGCTGATCCGTTGGTTCTCGACGGTCGGCCTGGCGTTGGCGGGCAACCTCGCCGTGCTGGTGCAGGCGTGGTACCTGCAGCGGCGGCTCGCGCTGCGGCTGCCTGGCCTGGGTTTCGGGCCCTTGCTGCCCAATCTCGGCAAGATCGTGGTCGCGAGCGTCCTGATGGGGGCGCTGGTGTGGGGCGGACAGCTCGCGGTGGCGGGTGCCGGTTTCGCCCCGCGGGTGCATGATCTCGTGGTCATCGCCGGCCTCATTCCGGTGGCGGCGGCGGCCTATGGCGGGTTGCTCTGGCTGATGCGAATCGAGGGGCGGGAGGAGCTGGCCCGGATCATCGACAAGCTGCGCGGCAAGGCCGCCCGCGAGTGA
- a CDS encoding GNAT family N-acetyltransferase — protein sequence MADPVPVQHNVGASRYEAAVEGFLSVCEYERDGERLVFTHTLVPPELRGRGIAEQLVRTALADARAAGRRVVPACSYVARFIERHREFQDLVDRD from the coding sequence ATGGCTGACCCGGTGCCAGTCCAGCACAACGTCGGGGCGAGTCGCTACGAGGCGGCCGTGGAGGGATTTTTGTCCGTGTGCGAATATGAGCGGGACGGAGAGCGGCTGGTTTTCACCCACACGCTCGTGCCCCCGGAACTGCGGGGCCGGGGGATCGCGGAACAGTTGGTGCGGACCGCCCTGGCGGACGCACGGGCGGCGGGGCGCCGGGTGGTGCCGGCCTGTTCGTATGTCGCCCGGTTCATCGAGCGGCACCGGGAATTCCAGGATCTGGTGGATCGGGACTGA
- a CDS encoding AAA family ATPase produces the protein MTTHPYLHHGLTILRARLTPSRSPFATHPGQPPAPFVTLSRETCAGATTLGQHLAPLLNTQLGEEGRSWMFLDKDLIHQALSHHHLPENLAEFLPEDRLPEIKGLIGEIVGLHPPLWELEHRVAEAIHKFAQLGRVILSGRAAHLITRDLPGGIHVRLIAPLETRIRRAQAMQAAGREMAANFIQDNDQARARHVRTNFDQDINDPHAYDLVINTAHIPPASAAHLVLQAMLDRVTALTPVS, from the coding sequence ATGACAACGCATCCCTACCTGCATCACGGGCTGACCATCCTGCGCGCCCGCCTCACGCCCTCCCGCTCGCCCTTCGCCACGCACCCCGGGCAGCCGCCCGCGCCGTTTGTGACCCTCTCGCGCGAGACCTGCGCCGGCGCCACCACCCTCGGCCAGCACCTGGCGCCACTCCTCAACACCCAACTGGGTGAGGAAGGCCGGAGCTGGATGTTCCTCGACAAGGATCTCATCCACCAGGCCCTCAGCCACCACCACCTGCCGGAAAACCTCGCCGAGTTCCTCCCGGAGGACCGCCTCCCCGAGATCAAGGGCCTCATCGGCGAAATCGTGGGCCTGCACCCCCCGCTGTGGGAACTGGAACACCGCGTGGCCGAAGCCATCCACAAGTTCGCCCAGCTCGGCCGCGTCATCCTCTCGGGCCGCGCCGCTCATCTCATCACCCGGGATCTCCCGGGCGGGATCCATGTGCGGCTCATCGCGCCGCTGGAAACCCGCATCCGCCGCGCCCAAGCCATGCAGGCCGCCGGCCGGGAAATGGCCGCGAATTTCATCCAGGACAACGACCAGGCCCGCGCCCGTCATGTGCGGACGAACTTCGACCAGGACATCAACGACCCGCACGCCTACGACCTCGTGATCAACACCGCCCATATTCCGCCCGCCAGCGCCGCCCACCTGGTCCTGCAAGCCATGCTCGATCGCGTCACGGCCCTGACCCCGGTCAGCTGA
- the rpmB gene encoding 50S ribosomal protein L28 — MARICAITGKRPTMGKIINRKGQSKKSGGIGTHVTSMTTRKFRPNLQWIKVKLPNGGTKRMWVSVKAIKAGLVQKA, encoded by the coding sequence ATGGCACGAATTTGCGCAATCACCGGTAAACGCCCCACGATGGGCAAAATCATCAACCGCAAGGGTCAGTCCAAGAAGAGCGGCGGCATCGGCACGCACGTCACCAGCATGACGACCCGCAAGTTCCGCCCGAACCTGCAGTGGATCAAGGTCAAGCTCCCCAACGGCGGCACCAAGCGCATGTGGGTCTCGGTCAAGGCCATCAAGGCCGGCCTCGTCCAGAAGGCCTGA
- a CDS encoding SAM-dependent methyltransferase → MASSSDFFEIFSTEPGALTGVSFARYMELAMYHPTAGYYTRDFKRVGRDNKADFFTATSFNPVFGELVLAATVRLLEPATPAEFDFVEIGAEPGGGILRDLPHPFRSYRTISLGQPFTLPERAVVFSNELFDAQPFHRVVCREGRWRELGVVLHGRHLREVELPEFTPELAAFGDRLPPPNRENYYIDLPLRTVPLLERIIGQKWSGLFLAFDYGKFWQELAEHIPSGTIRTYHRQKMGNDIYARPGKQDLTGHICWDWLEDGLVRAGFGESRVDSQEAFFMHHAAKALAAITAAEAGSFSLRKRMVMQLLHPANMGQKFQALYALRK, encoded by the coding sequence ATGGCTTCCTCGTCAGATTTTTTTGAAATCTTCTCCACCGAACCGGGGGCGCTCACGGGCGTGTCCTTCGCCCGTTACATGGAGCTGGCGATGTATCATCCGACGGCGGGCTACTATACGCGGGATTTCAAACGCGTCGGCCGGGACAACAAGGCGGACTTCTTCACCGCCACCTCCTTCAACCCGGTCTTCGGCGAACTGGTCTTGGCTGCGACGGTCCGCCTGCTCGAGCCCGCCACGCCGGCGGAATTCGACTTCGTGGAGATCGGCGCCGAGCCCGGCGGCGGCATCCTCCGCGACCTGCCCCACCCCTTCCGCTCCTACCGCACCATCTCCCTCGGCCAGCCCTTCACCCTGCCGGAGCGCGCCGTGGTATTTTCCAACGAGCTGTTCGACGCCCAGCCCTTTCACCGGGTCGTCTGCCGCGAGGGCCGCTGGCGCGAGCTGGGCGTGGTCCTCCACGGCCGCCACCTGCGCGAGGTCGAGCTGCCGGAGTTCACGCCCGAACTCGCCGCGTTCGGCGACCGCCTGCCGCCCCCGAACCGGGAAAACTACTACATCGACCTCCCCCTGCGCACCGTGCCCCTGCTGGAGCGCATCATCGGCCAGAAATGGAGCGGCCTTTTCCTCGCCTTCGACTACGGCAAGTTCTGGCAGGAACTGGCCGAGCACATCCCCTCCGGCACCATCCGCACCTACCACCGGCAGAAAATGGGCAACGATATCTACGCCCGCCCGGGCAAACAGGACCTCACGGGCCATATTTGCTGGGACTGGCTGGAGGACGGCCTCGTCCGCGCCGGTTTCGGCGAATCCCGGGTCGATTCCCAGGAGGCATTCTTCATGCATCACGCCGCCAAGGCCCTCGCTGCGATCACCGCAGCCGAGGCCGGCAGTTTCAGTCTCCGGAAACGCATGGTCATGCAACTGCTGCACCCCGCCAACATGGGCCAGAAGTTTCAGGCCCTCTACGCTTTACGAAAATAA
- a CDS encoding S41 family peptidase gives MSPLLRRSLLVLLAAGAGFGLAQLVGRQAGAPSWWPDRERDRQVRYFKEVLQLVKENYVGDAPADYASLTRAALDGMVGQLDPHSAFLPAEEYRETEDELANAFTGVGIQVEQRDAHIVIIAAIPGTPADRAGLQRGDRLVKIDQQPLVNPTLESTVSLVRGEPGSLVTLTVFRPAQNRHIDYPVRRERIRLESVRLAAVRPGGIGYLQITQFSERTGREFRTALAGLEQTGIRALVIDLRDNPGGLLDAAIDVCSEFFDQDELVVYTQGRDVDSRENFYADNGHPRRTYPIAILVNGGSASAAEIVAGAMRDTRRAVIVGEKTFGKGSVQSVIELDQGEGLRLTTARYYTPSGVTIHEQGIMPHVELEVSVEDESRIRLQQLRPDLAASPEEDFKPIGDVQLAAAEEVLAGVLAAGGK, from the coding sequence TTGTCCCCGCTCCTCCGCCGCTCCCTCCTCGTACTCCTCGCTGCCGGCGCCGGCTTCGGCCTGGCCCAGCTGGTCGGGCGGCAGGCCGGGGCCCCGAGCTGGTGGCCGGACCGCGAGCGCGATCGGCAGGTGCGCTATTTCAAGGAAGTCCTGCAGCTGGTGAAGGAAAACTATGTCGGGGACGCGCCGGCCGATTACGCCAGCCTGACCCGCGCCGCGCTGGACGGCATGGTGGGTCAGCTGGACCCGCATTCCGCCTTCCTGCCGGCCGAGGAATACCGCGAGACCGAGGACGAACTGGCCAACGCTTTCACGGGGGTGGGTATCCAGGTCGAGCAACGGGACGCGCACATCGTGATCATCGCGGCCATCCCCGGCACCCCGGCCGACCGGGCGGGGCTGCAGCGGGGCGACCGGCTGGTGAAGATCGACCAGCAGCCGCTCGTGAACCCGACCCTCGAGAGCACGGTCAGCCTCGTGCGGGGCGAGCCGGGCTCGCTCGTCACCCTCACGGTGTTCCGCCCCGCCCAGAACCGGCACATCGACTACCCGGTCCGGCGCGAGCGCATCCGGCTGGAGAGCGTGCGGCTGGCGGCGGTGCGGCCGGGCGGCATCGGTTACCTGCAGATCACCCAGTTCAGCGAGCGCACGGGCCGGGAATTCCGGACGGCGCTGGCGGGGCTCGAGCAAACGGGCATCCGGGCGCTGGTCATCGACCTGCGGGACAATCCCGGCGGCCTGCTGGATGCGGCCATCGACGTGTGCAGCGAGTTTTTCGATCAGGATGAACTCGTGGTCTACACCCAGGGCCGGGATGTGGACTCGCGGGAGAATTTTTATGCGGACAACGGCCATCCGCGCCGCACCTATCCGATCGCGATCCTGGTCAACGGCGGCAGCGCCAGTGCGGCGGAGATCGTGGCCGGGGCGATGCGCGACACGCGACGGGCGGTGATCGTCGGGGAGAAGACCTTCGGCAAGGGCTCGGTCCAGAGTGTGATCGAGCTCGATCAGGGCGAAGGGTTGCGGCTCACGACGGCGCGGTATTACACCCCGAGCGGCGTCACGATCCACGAGCAGGGCATCATGCCGCACGTGGAGCTGGAGGTGAGCGTGGAGGACGAGTCGCGGATCCGGCTGCAGCAGCTGCGGCCCGACCTCGCCGCCTCGCCCGAGGAGGATTTCAAACCCATCGGGGATGTCCAGCTGGCCGCCGCCGAGGAAGTGCTGGCTGGCGTGCTGGCCGCGGGAGGGAAATGA
- the tsaD gene encoding tRNA (adenosine(37)-N6)-threonylcarbamoyltransferase complex transferase subunit TsaD yields MILALESSCDETAVAVFDPTVGLTGEWVHSQIALHEAYGGVVPDLASREHLAHFGPLLQRALATVPPEQVTRIVVTQGPGLAACLAMGLAAAKSLALAWRVPVAGVNHLRAHAFSPFIGLHAANPAAFDDELAKLLPHLGLLVSGGNTALFTIDETRRITLLASTMDDAAGEALDKGAKLMGLGYPGGPQVEKLAAAGRTDAFQFPKAVAQRSTLEFSFSGLKTSLRYQLEKMPAAEIESRKADLCASYQAAVFEALVRKARLALERGAYRSFGLSGGVANNRTLQGLLEQVAQAQNVPFLRAQAKHTGDNAGMIAFAAWAEREAGGVDESGLELEIAPSLPLAK; encoded by the coding sequence ATGATCCTCGCGCTTGAAAGTTCCTGTGATGAGACGGCGGTGGCGGTCTTTGACCCGACGGTCGGTCTGACGGGCGAGTGGGTGCACAGCCAGATCGCGTTGCACGAGGCTTACGGTGGCGTGGTGCCCGACCTGGCCAGCCGGGAGCATCTGGCTCATTTCGGTCCGTTGCTGCAGCGGGCGCTCGCCACGGTGCCGCCGGAGCAGGTGACGCGGATCGTGGTGACGCAGGGGCCGGGCCTGGCGGCCTGCCTCGCGATGGGCCTCGCCGCGGCGAAGAGCCTGGCGCTGGCGTGGCGCGTGCCGGTGGCGGGCGTGAATCACCTGCGGGCGCACGCCTTTTCGCCCTTCATCGGGTTGCACGCGGCGAACCCGGCCGCCTTCGATGACGAGTTGGCGAAGTTGCTGCCGCACCTCGGGCTGCTGGTGTCGGGAGGGAACACGGCGCTCTTCACCATCGACGAGACCCGGCGCATCACGCTGCTGGCCTCGACGATGGATGATGCCGCCGGCGAGGCGCTCGACAAGGGCGCCAAGCTGATGGGGCTGGGTTATCCCGGCGGGCCGCAGGTGGAGAAACTGGCGGCGGCGGGACGGACGGATGCGTTTCAATTTCCCAAGGCGGTGGCGCAGCGCTCCACGTTGGAATTCAGTTTCTCGGGGTTGAAGACGAGTCTGCGGTATCAGCTGGAGAAAATGCCGGCGGCGGAGATTGAGAGCCGGAAGGCGGATCTGTGTGCGAGTTACCAGGCGGCGGTGTTCGAGGCGTTGGTGCGCAAGGCGCGGCTGGCGCTCGAGCGGGGGGCTTATCGTTCCTTCGGTCTGTCGGGCGGCGTGGCAAACAACCGCACGCTGCAGGGGTTGCTGGAGCAGGTGGCCCAGGCGCAGAATGTGCCGTTCCTGCGGGCCCAGGCGAAGCACACCGGCGACAATGCCGGCATGATCGCCTTCGCGGCGTGGGCGGAACGCGAGGCGGGCGGCGTGGACGAGTCCGGGCTGGAGCTGGAAATCGCGCCAAGCCTGCCGCTGGCGAAGTAG
- a CDS encoding sugar phosphate isomerase/epimerase family protein has product MRSLPLLRLTLILIACAALPFGRAAAPATGPSLGLQTWTCRNMNFDQVVAFAVKHGITRLQLIGSHLDPKGSPAESLRKKAILDQHGLTAYTFGVAGTSKDKEENRKLFEFAKLMGIAVIVVEPKDQAEWDNLEALVKEYDIKLAIHNHGTGTVYGDPATIRQILATRDARIGVCLDVGWITAAGFDAAETFRAYGDRVFDIHFKDKVVETSADGKKVPLDTEIGKGAANYTGLFAEIKKSGWSGVMAIETDSKAFAEDPNRLVSEAKAFFASQTAQ; this is encoded by the coding sequence ATGCGCTCTCTACCCCTCCTGCGTCTCACCCTGATCCTTATTGCCTGCGCCGCCCTGCCCTTCGGCCGGGCCGCGGCCCCGGCCACCGGTCCCAGCCTCGGGCTGCAGACCTGGACCTGCCGCAACATGAATTTCGACCAGGTGGTCGCCTTCGCCGTGAAACACGGGATCACCCGCCTCCAGCTCATCGGCAGCCACCTCGACCCCAAGGGTTCCCCCGCGGAAAGCCTGCGCAAGAAGGCGATCCTCGACCAGCATGGCCTCACCGCCTACACCTTCGGCGTCGCCGGCACCTCGAAGGACAAGGAGGAGAACCGCAAATTGTTCGAATTCGCCAAGCTCATGGGCATCGCCGTCATCGTGGTGGAGCCGAAGGACCAGGCTGAGTGGGATAACCTCGAGGCCCTCGTGAAGGAATACGACATCAAGCTCGCCATCCACAACCACGGCACCGGCACTGTCTACGGCGATCCCGCCACCATCCGCCAGATCCTCGCCACCCGCGACGCCCGCATCGGCGTATGTCTTGATGTCGGCTGGATCACCGCCGCCGGCTTCGACGCCGCCGAGACGTTCCGCGCCTACGGCGACCGAGTCTTCGACATCCATTTCAAGGACAAGGTCGTGGAGACCTCCGCCGACGGGAAAAAAGTCCCGCTCGACACCGAGATCGGCAAGGGCGCCGCCAACTACACCGGCCTATTCGCTGAGATTAAAAAGAGCGGCTGGTCCGGCGTCATGGCCATCGAGACCGACAGCAAGGCCTTCGCCGAGGACCCGAACCGCCTCGTCAGCGAAGCCAAGGCCTTCTTCGCGAGCCAGACCGCCCAGTAA